Part of the Bacillus sp. N1-1 genome, CGTCTGGTAGCTCTTTTGTTTTCGTTAAGAGAATTGGACTTCCCTGTGAAGCTGCAACGGAAGCGACAGATAGTGCATCCGGGAAGTTTCCTCCGTACGTGACGAATGCCGTGTCACTAAAGTACGGATCGATTTCCTTTGCGATCTTGGCAGCTGTTTCGTAGCGGTCTTTTCCTTCAATGCGATTGTAATCGATGCCCATTTTTGTGAGAGATTTTTCGATATTTTTAGAGATCGCTGTTGCCCCACCAAGAATCGTCACGTGCTCGGTTCCAAAATAGGCGAGCGCTTCTTTTACAGAAGCCGGTAACTCTTTTGTTGGCGAAAGAAGGATTGGCGCACCCATTTGAAGTGCAAGAGGCGCTCCAGCAAGAGCGTCAGGGAAGTTTTGTCCTGTCGCAAGCACAACTTCAGGCGTATACCCTTCCTCAAATCCCGTTTTCGCTATTTCGACCGCTGTTTCGTAGCGATCTTCCCCTGCAATTCTCATGACAACTGGATCATCTGAATACGTGAATGCCGAAAAATAGTAATCTACGTTATTGTTTTTATTCGCCGTATCCGTCACTCGAAAATAGTAGGTACCTGGCTCAAGCTCTTCGATTGCGCCGTAGTAACCGTATTCGCCATCTTCAAAGTCCGGTGTTAGTTTGTTTTGGTTTTCATCATAAAGATCGACCCATAGCTCCATCGTTGGCTCTTCTTCGTCCGTCCCCGCTCCGAAAGACAGAGAGACTGGTTCGTCTGCTTCGACTTCAAGTTTATAGAAATCCTCGTCTTGATCAATTAGTTTCCCCGTCGCCACGTCATCGCTTATAAGGACGTTTGCTTCTTTGAAACTATTATTTGGTTCTACTTCAGAAATATATTCCCACTCATCGTAATCATCGTTCATGGAAATTTTCTGCGCCTTCTTCATAAGCGCATCATGGGTGGAAGCAGAGGCAACAGGCCCACCGATAAGGCTTCCTGCTAGGATGGCGGTTGATAATAGTCCAAGTGCTTTTTTCATTCGTTTCTTTTCCCCTATCATTCTCATTTTTTAAGCAAAACGAGCATGTCCCCTGCTCCTTCATCACCCTTCCGTTTCTAAAACGCTAAGAAGATTATATATAGAAACCGCCTTTATAGCTATAGCGTTTTTTGTCGAATGAAAGAGTTAATTTAACAAAGACCAGATCAGTGTCTCGGTCCTACTCTATTTAATCCTAGGATTATTTTTACAATTAAAAAGGATGTTCGCTGACCACGACGAAAGGAGTATCCAGTCACTTCTAAAAAAGGAGCGGTACAATGAAGCTTGTGCTAAGTCGAAAAGGATTCGATGCAGGAAGCGGCGGGAGACTATCACCGTACGATGAGACGACGGGTCGATACATTTGGTTGCCGATACCTGAGCGTAAGGAAGTATTTCAGGCAAGGATTAGGTATGATGAGATTCCGTTGGAACGAGGGTATTTAGGGGGCGTTGGGACGAATGCTAGTGATGTTTATCAGGAGATCTATCGAACTTCTAAGATCAAGGTAGGCGATGATAAGCGAGAGATCGACGACCCGGATATTTATGCGCATTTTGACCCGATGCTTGGAAGACCCCCCTGGATTTCGGAAGCAAGTCAGTTTCCGATCGGCAGAGGATTCGGTCAGGCAAATGCGGCGCCTCATTTGCGGAAAATGAATGTGGCGGATGGGGATTTGTTTCTTTTCTTCGGGGGTTTTAAGGCGATTGGTAAAGCTCGAAAAGGACACTTTTTGTACGGATGGATGAAGGTGAAAAAGCGGATTGAAACGTATGCGGATGCGCAAACGGCTTCGGATAAGTATGGACTCGAGCGTCATCCTCACGTAACGAAAGATGCCTTTTCGAAATTAAATTATGTGTACGTGCCGGATGAATGGTTGTTTGAAGATCTTGGGATACCTGGGTGTGGTTATTTTACGACATTAAATGAAGGATTGCGGTTGTCTGATCGGCTTGATGGGCGTCATGGTACGTGGCGGTTACCTTCGTTTCTTTATCAGAATATTAGTCAGGTTCACCATCGTACGTGGCAAGAGGATGCTGATGGGTGTACTGTTTCGACTGGGATTGGGCAGGAGTTTGTTTGTGCAAATCCAGGTGCTGATGGGGAAACTTGGATCAGGGAGCTGTTTGTACGGAACCAGAGGAATGTTTTTCGTTCAGGGGTCAGGAGCATGTAGGATCGCTCTCTTTATTAGGTACATGTACCTTTATGAAAGTTAGATTCTGGATAAAACTAGACTTTCGATAGGATTTGGTATAAATGAAGAAAGGTACTCTGTTCCATATCTTCCCTCCATTTCCTGTATTATAATGGGGAATAACTTATTTGAGAGGAGTTTGCTAATGAAATTTGTACACGTACTTGGTTCTCTAGTCCTTGCTTCATGCTTTTATTTATTCGTTTTTGAAGACAGTGCTTCTGCAATGATGGATAAGGGGTCGAGAGGATCAGAGGTTGAGCACATGCAAAGGGTGTTGGAGAAGCTCGATTATTTCCACACGACACCAACGGGCTACTATGGTTCGGTTACGGAAGAAGCCGTTCGCGATTTCCAAGCGGATTTCGGACTTAGCGCGGATGGTATTGCTGGAACGAATACGCTGAACATGCTGAGTAATCTTGAAATGATCGCTCACGTTGTTCATGGCGAGTCACGTGGTGAGATTTATAAAGGTAAGGTTGCTGTGGCGTCTGTTATTCTGAATCGCGTTCAATCTTCCGCATTTCCAGGAAGTACATACGGGGTAATTTATCAGCAAAACGCATTTACTGCGCTAAATGATGGCCAGTATTGGCTCACGCCTGATGCTTCTTCTTACCGCGCTGCGAAGGATGCTTACTTTGGATGGGATCCGTCTGGAGGCGCGACGTATTACTACAATCCGAGCGGCGTTTCGGATGAGTGGATTTATTCACGTGAAGTGATTAAGACGATTGGGCAGCATGTGTATGCGAGGTAGAGAATGAAAGAGTTAATGCCATAAAGTCCGCCTGAGGCGGACTTTATGGCATTTTTGTTTGTGAGGGGGGTCAGGCTCGTGCCTGACCCCCTCTTCACACATTCTTTGTTAATTTCTTCACAATTTCTTAACACACACAAGAGCTCAAACACGTTATGCTAGAGGCAAATGGGATAGTAAAGGAAGGAGGTTGTGTTCATGGGAGTCCAACTCCGTAAAGGCATGATTGATCGTCGAACCTACCTAATTCGTAAGCTACTAAATTCACCTGATAATCGGAAAGATCTTAGTAAGTTACACGAGCTTACGTTAACTGAGCTTGAGAAGATGTATGCGGATGATAGTCTGAATAAACAAGTATTGTAGTTGTTAATGAAGTTCAATAGATAAAAAGGAGCTTAATGTCCGCCAACGGCGGACATTAAGCTCCTTTTGTTTGTGAGAGGGGTCAGGCTCGAGCCTGACCCCTCTCACTACATTTTTAGCAAGTAAACTCTTGATTCGTACGGCTGAAGATGAATGTTTTCGATGTCTTCATTTTGATTTCCACAATAGTTGCTGATGAGCAGTTCTTTTGATTCATAAGAAATAGACTGAGGTAACGTGAAGTCACACTCCTCACCGTAGAAATTATTTAGGACGAGCAGCTGCTGTTTTCCTAGTGTCCTTGTATATACGAAAAGGGATGGGTGATCTTTCAGAATTAAATCATACGTTCCATGAACAATCACATCATACTCTTTCCTTAATTGAATGAGTTGCTTGTAGTAATGAAAAATGGAATTGGGATCGTCTAGCGATTGAGCCACGTTAATGTCTTTGTAGTTCGGATTTACGTCGAGCCACGGTGAGCCATCTGTAAATCCTGCATGTTTGGAATGATCCCATTGCATGGGCGTGCGAGCGTTGTCGCGACTTTTCGCGTGGATAGAAGTCATCACGCCATTTTGGCCGTAATCTCCTTCAAGGACTCTTTCCTTATACATGTTTATCGTTTCAATATCCTGATATTGATGAATCGTCTCGAAGTTCACATTTGTCATACCGATTTCCTCTCCCTGATAAATGTAAGGCGTTCCTTTCATCATGTGCAGAAGGGTGGCTAGCATTTTTGCTGATTGTTCTCGGTAATCTGTATCATTTCCGAATCGTGAGACAATCCGAGGTTGGTCATGGTTGTTCCAGTACAAACTGTTCCATCCTTGGTCAGCCAATTTGTATTGCCACTTCGATAGATTTTCTTTAAGATCATGTAACTCCAATGGTTTCAGATCCCACTTTTTTTTGCCCTTTATTTTATCAAGGCTCATATGCTCAAATTGAAAAACCATGTTAAGTTCTTTTCGTTCGCTCGCTGTATAGAGGAGCGCTTCATCTGGGGACACTTTTGGGCACTCGCCAACTGTCATCGTATCGTAGTGTGAGAATACTTCGCGATTCATCTCCTGGAGAAACGTATGGACGCGTGCCCCGTTGTGTTCGAAGGCTTTGTTCACTTGCACCCCTTGTTCAAAATCCTCATAAGGCGCTAGAAATTCCTTTTTGGAAATCATATTAATGACATCCATACGGAAACCATCTACACCTTTATCAAGCCAGAACTTCATCATCGAATAAATTTCCTGACGAAGCGCTGGGTTCTCCCAATTGAGATCCGGCTGCTTTGGTGAGAACATATGCAGGTAATGTTCTTCCGTTTGTTGATCAAAGTCCCAGGTCGAACCACCAAAAGAGGCTTCCCAATCCGTTGGTGGCTCCTTCTCCTCACCTGGTCTCCAAATATAATAATCACGGTAAGGATTATCTTTTGATTTGAGCGACTCTACAAAGAAAGGATGCTCATCAGAAGTATGATTCACCACAAGGTCCATCACAAGCTTAATCCCTCTTTGGTGCATCTCTTCAAGTAATTCTTCCCAGTCTGCCATCGTCCCGAATTCAGGCATAATCTTCTCATAATCACTAATATCATAGCCATTATCATCATTTGGCGATTGATAGACTGGTGATAACCAGACAACATCAACCCCTAATTCTTTTAAATAATCAAGCTTAGAGATGATTCCCCTGATATCACCAATACCATCTCCATTACTATCCTTGAAACTTCTTGGATAGATTTGATACACAACACTTTCTTTCCACCACATGCTGCACACTCACCTTCCATTATGTAAAGCTTTACATTTCCAAGAAACAGACAGGGACTTGCCCCGTCATGACTGATGCTATTTTCGTTCTGCCTCTGCCACACTTTCTCTCATGCAGATTTCGTATGGGATAATGCATTTCTCATAATCAAATTGAGCATTTTCGATCATCTTCATCATGATACCGGCGCCCTTTTGACCTAACGCGGTATAGGAATAGTGCACACCAGATAGTTTCAATCTTGATGCCTTAGCGAGTACGGTATCATCCAATGCCAGCACTGATACCTCGTCAGGGACAACAACATTCTGATCTTGTAAATAATTCAGAGCGCCGATCGCCATTCCATCGTTTGCTGCGACCACCGCTGTTAACTGATTATTTTCCGCATAGATTAATTCCATTTTGTGATACCCGTCTTCGATATGGTAATTTCCGTTAACAATGATATCAGAATGACATTGGATTCCAGCTTCCTTATGGGCATCAAGGTATCCTTTAAATCGTTCTTCACCGTTAATGGAATGTTTTGGTCCTCCAATGAACCCGATGGTCGTATGTCCGAGTTCAATCAAGCGCTTTGTCCCCTCGAAAGCAAAATTATAGTTATCAAAGGCAACATACGGGATCGCATCCTGTTCGGTATTCTGAAGAAGGGAAACGACCGGAATCGGTAGCTTTTTGATAATCTCAATATGCTCAGGCTGAAACACCCGCGTTGCAAACATAATTCCTTCCACCCTCTTTGAGCGAAAAATTTCAAACTGCTTGAGTTCGTTCTCTAGACTTCCGTTCGTGCAAGCAATTAAGAGATTATATCCTTTTGCCCCAAGGACTTCATTTACGCCATTGATTACCCGTGGAATCCCTTCACCAGTTAAATCATGCACGATGATGCCAATCAAGTGGGTCTTTTGCTCTGCGAGTTCCCTGGCTAGAATATTAGGAGAATAGCCTGTTTCTTCAATAATCTGTTGGATCTTCTTCCTCGTGCTTTCCTTTACAGGCCCTTGATTATTGAACACTCGTGAAACAGTCGCAATCGATACACCAGCTTTTTTGGCGACCTCTGTAATATTGATTTCTTTCTTCACTACGGCTTCCCCCTTCTGCCAGCTCACAGCTTACACTCTTGTCTTTAATAGTCCCATTTTACGGCTTTAAGTCTACTTTTTCCATTCTTAGCGAAAAATTGGACACCATCGCTATTTTGATTTGGGAAAATGCGCGACGTCATCGCTCGTTCCCCATCGTTGATGAACACTTCAACAGAAGAACGATCAACGAAAAGGTGGAATTTCACTGCTTCAGCTAAAAAATCACATTGTCTGATTGAACCATATTTCTCCGCAAATGGTTGGCCAGAATGAGAGCGGTCAAATACTATTTTCTTATTCACGACATCATATTTAATGATCGTCTCTTCACCCTCACCACACCTTAATGCCACGCCAACTTCACTTGCAAATAGATCATGAAACTCACAAATCAATTCATATGTTGTGCCATTAAAATCGGCATAGTCTTGCCGTCCATTTTCTATGATATCATGAATCTCTCGCTTCG contains:
- a CDS encoding cell wall-binding repeat-containing protein — protein: MKKALGLLSTAILAGSLIGGPVASASTHDALMKKAQKISMNDDYDEWEYISEVEPNNSFKEANVLISDDVATGKLIDQDEDFYKLEVEADEPVSLSFGAGTDEEEPTMELWVDLYDENQNKLTPDFEDGEYGYYGAIEELEPGTYYFRVTDTANKNNNVDYYFSAFTYSDDPVVMRIAGEDRYETAVEIAKTGFEEGYTPEVVLATGQNFPDALAGAPLALQMGAPILLSPTKELPASVKEALAYFGTEHVTILGGATAISKNIEKSLTKMGIDYNRIEGKDRYETAAKIAKEIDPYFSDTAFVTYGGNFPDALSVASVAASQGSPILLTKTKELPDVTAKALKNYNDTYVIGGTAVVSNTVFNKLPHPKRIAGDNRYDTSVQVARQLDMPGEFVNLATGENYADALSGSVLAANFYEPVLLTKKNELPEEVKDLFIDKETFFFTIFGGPNAVSEDVEDEIWEMFE
- a CDS encoding cell wall hydrolase, giving the protein MKFVHVLGSLVLASCFYLFVFEDSASAMMDKGSRGSEVEHMQRVLEKLDYFHTTPTGYYGSVTEEAVRDFQADFGLSADGIAGTNTLNMLSNLEMIAHVVHGESRGEIYKGKVAVASVILNRVQSSAFPGSTYGVIYQQNAFTALNDGQYWLTPDASSYRAAKDAYFGWDPSGGATYYYNPSGVSDEWIYSREVIKTIGQHVYAR
- a CDS encoding alpha-glucosidase, whose product is MCSMWWKESVVYQIYPRSFKDSNGDGIGDIRGIISKLDYLKELGVDVVWLSPVYQSPNDDNGYDISDYEKIMPEFGTMADWEELLEEMHQRGIKLVMDLVVNHTSDEHPFFVESLKSKDNPYRDYYIWRPGEEKEPPTDWEASFGGSTWDFDQQTEEHYLHMFSPKQPDLNWENPALRQEIYSMMKFWLDKGVDGFRMDVINMISKKEFLAPYEDFEQGVQVNKAFEHNGARVHTFLQEMNREVFSHYDTMTVGECPKVSPDEALLYTASERKELNMVFQFEHMSLDKIKGKKKWDLKPLELHDLKENLSKWQYKLADQGWNSLYWNNHDQPRIVSRFGNDTDYREQSAKMLATLLHMMKGTPYIYQGEEIGMTNVNFETIHQYQDIETINMYKERVLEGDYGQNGVMTSIHAKSRDNARTPMQWDHSKHAGFTDGSPWLDVNPNYKDINVAQSLDDPNSIFHYYKQLIQLRKEYDVIVHGTYDLILKDHPSLFVYTRTLGKQQLLVLNNFYGEECDFTLPQSISYESKELLISNYCGNQNEDIENIHLQPYESRVYLLKM
- a CDS encoding LacI family DNA-binding transcriptional regulator, whose amino-acid sequence is MKKEINITEVAKKAGVSIATVSRVFNNQGPVKESTRKKIQQIIEETGYSPNILARELAEQKTHLIGIIVHDLTGEGIPRVINGVNEVLGAKGYNLLIACTNGSLENELKQFEIFRSKRVEGIMFATRVFQPEHIEIIKKLPIPVVSLLQNTEQDAIPYVAFDNYNFAFEGTKRLIELGHTTIGFIGGPKHSINGEERFKGYLDAHKEAGIQCHSDIIVNGNYHIEDGYHKMELIYAENNQLTAVVAANDGMAIGALNYLQDQNVVVPDEVSVLALDDTVLAKASRLKLSGVHYSYTALGQKGAGIMMKMIENAQFDYEKCIIPYEICMRESVAEAERK